A genome region from Coffea arabica cultivar ET-39 chromosome 7e, Coffea Arabica ET-39 HiFi, whole genome shotgun sequence includes the following:
- the LOC113701547 gene encoding RING-H2 finger protein ATL78-like: MAAPSTSTSSTMLTQELLIQFHPRKLLLHTPLLQPPVAASATPPTIGNLSSHAPSEPAADNSFDANVVMVLSVLLCALICSLGLNSIIRCALRCSSFVSSDQSNDNSSARLANTGIKKKALKTFPTINYTTELKLPALDTECAICLSEFATGERVRVLPKCNHGFHVRCIDKWLNSHSSCPTCRHCLIETCQKIVGCSQQASSSRPAPSPAPPAPPAQETIVRIAPLEPEGLLHNYQT; the protein is encoded by the coding sequence ATGGCTGCTCCTTCAACTTCTACCTCCTCTACTATGCTAACTCAAGAGCTTCTCATACAATTCCATCCAAGAAAGCTCCTACTTCACACCCCTTTACTTCAACCACCAGTAGCAGCATCAGCAACACCACCAACAATTGGGAATCTTAGTAGCCATGCTCCATCAGAACCTGCAGCAGACAACAGTTTTGATGCAAATGTTGTGATGGTTCTTTCAGTCCTCTTGTGTGCCTTAATTTGCTCCCTTGGATTGAATTCCATCATCAGGTGTGCATTGAGGTGTTCAAGTTTTGTGTCCTCTGATCAATCAAATGACAATTCCTCAGCTAGATTAGCCAATACAGGGATCAAGAAAAAGGCCCTGAAGACATTTCCTACCATAAACTACACTACTGAGCTAAAATTACCTGCCTTGGACACTGAATGTGCAATATGCCTATCAGAGTTTGCTACAGGGGAGAGAGTCAGAGTTCTGCCAAAGTGCAACCATGGATTCCATGTTCGATGCATCGATAAATGGCTGAATTCACACTCATCTTGCCCAACCTGCCGGCACTGCCTGATCGAAACATGTCAAAAAATTGTGGGATGCAGTCAGCAGGCTAGCTCTTCAAGACCGGCACCATCACCAGCGCCACCAGCACCACCAGCACAAGAAACAATTGTAAGAATTGCCCCTTTAGAGCCCGAAGGTTTATTACATAATTACCAAACTTAA